In Streptomyces sp. NBC_01381, the sequence GTGCGGTTCATGCGGTCTATCAGCTTGGTGATGGCGCGCCGGATCAGGACCCGCAGGACGACCGCTATGGCGACGATCAGCAGGATGCGGAGCCCGATGCTGAGCCAGGTCGACCAGTTCTGCTCCACCCAGCTCGCGGCGTTCGTCGCGCTCTCCTGGGCGTCTTCCAGGGTCGGGGGTTTCGTCGACTTGTCGTCCGGGTCCGATCCGGCCGCTGACAGGACGGACAAGAGCACGGCAGGTACCTCCAGGCATAGCGGTCTGCCCAGGAGATGCGCCGGGCAGAGACACCACACTAACGGGGCATTGTGTGTGGATCGTTGTCATGTTCGAGGGAGAGACGGTGCTCACCTGGGGAAGATTGAGGGTGACGCACAGGTGTGGTCGAAAACACTCCGAGCCCGTTACCGGCACATGGTGGCGCTTGGACCAGGCATGAGGGGAGACTGGCTACAGATCGTCCCGGCGCGAGCCACGCGCCGCCGGCGTACAAGGAGGCATCCGTGCCGCACGTCCTGGTCCTCAATGCGTCGTACGAGCCACTGGGTGTCGTACCGCTCCGCCGCGCGCTCGTCCTCGTCCTGGAGAACAAGGCTCTCTGCCTCGAGGAATCCGGCGCCTTCATGCACAGCGCAACGCGCACTGTCCCCGCACCCAGCGTGGTCCGCCTCAAGCGGTTCGTCCGGGTCCCTTACAGGGGGCCCGTTCCTCTGACCAGGCGGGCGCTCTTCGCCCGCGACGGCGGTCGGTGCATGTACTGCGGTGGCGTCGCAACCAGCGTCGACCACGTCATTCCAAAGAGCCGAGGCGGCCCGCACGCCTGGGAAAACGTGGTGGCCTCGTGCCGCCGCTGCAATCACGTCAAGGCCGACCGGCACCTCCTGGAGCTGGGATGGCGCCTGCGTCACAAGCCCGCGCCGCCCTCGGGGCTCGCGTGGCGCATCATCGGGACCGGGCATAGGGATCCGCGCTGGCTGCCGTACTTGCAGCCGTTCGGCGCGGACGACGCGATGGCTCGGATCGACGGCATTTCTGCCTAGCAATCGATCCGGGCCTTTGTTGTACGTGGGTGTGTGCGGTCGTCAGTCGTCGGCGACCGCGTACGCCTCCACCGACCACAGCGAGTAACCGAACCGCGTCGCCCGCTTGTCGCCCTGTATGCGGATGTAACGCGTGTCACGCGCGTCCATGCGGACCGCCTCGCGGCCGCCCTTGCCGTCCTTCACCGTCGCCGCCGTGCGCCACGTCCTGCCGTCGGCCGACGTCTGCACGCGGTAGCCCGCCGCGTACGCGTCCTGCCAGCGAAGGACCACCTGGCCGAGACGGACCGGCTCGGCCAGCTGCAGCTGCCACCAGGCGTTGTCCTTTGCCGGGGACGACCAGCGGGTCTTCGGGTCGCCGTCGTTGGCGCCGGACGCCGGGAAGTCCTTCGTCTCGTCGCCGGACGAGGACGCCTTCGCGCCGCGCGCCAGATCGCGGCCTCCGGTGCGCGGATAAGCGCGGATCGAGACGGTCTTGGTCTGGCCGTCGAACGTGACGGGAATCTCGTACGTTCCCGAGCGCGTGCCCGCGGGGACGGTCACATCCACCGGGACCTCCACCTCGGTGCCGCGCGGCAGCGTGGACCTCTCCGGGGTGCGGACCTCGATGCCCTTGGGGGCCTTGGCCGTGACCTCGCCCCGCACGTCCCCGGGCCGCAGCGAGAGCAGCCTGGCCGTGACGCGCTGCGGGCCGCCGCCGATCTCCGCGTCGGCCTCCGTGCGGGCCAGCGAGAACTTGGCGGCGGGGGCGTCGGCGTACCAGGGCACGACATGGCGGACGGTGCCCTCGGTGACCGTGACACGGACGGCGTCCGCGCGCTCGTCCTTCGCCCTGGCCTCCGTGAAACCGCTGCCGGACAGGGCGCCGATGCGGCGCCAGCCCTCGCCCGGGACATGGGCCTCGACGCTGCCCTTCGTGCCGGGGTCGGTCAGCGCCGTCACCGCGGCGAGGGGGCGGGCCCGGGGCATGCGGACCGTCGCTCGGTCCGACGCCTGGTCGCTGTCGAGCCCCGCCCAGGTGCCGTACGCCTTCTGCGCCCGCGCCAGGAAGGGGTCGAGGACGCCCTTGCCGACCGTCACCTGCGCGGCCTTCAGCTCCTTCTGGAGTCCGGCCAGGGTGCGCGAGGCACGCCAGGCGGCGGCGCCGTCGCCCTTGGACTGCGCGTGCAGCATGTCGACCGCTGTCTCGCCGGCCTCGCCATAGCGGGCCAACTGCTGGATCCAGGGCCCGACTTCGGCGTCCAGACCGCTGTCGGCGAGCCGCCGCGGCGCCTCCTTCATGACGGTGAACGCGTCGCGCAGCGCCTGCCCCGACTTCTCGATACGGGCCTTGTCGGTCGTCGTGCGGGAGCGCCAGAGGCCGTCCATGAGCGGCCGCAGATACGCCGACTCGTCCGCGCCGAGCACGGACGACGCGTCATTGCCCGCGAGGGCGCGCAGGGCGCCCCGCGCCTTCGCGTCGCCGCCCGAGAGGTCGTCGATCGCGGCGAGCCAGGACTCGTGCGGGCGGTAGGCGCGGGGGTTCCACGCGTAGTCGGCGGCGGTGAACAGCGGGATGCGGGACGCCGACGGCTGCTCCATCGCGTTGCCGAGCAGCGCCGCGGAGCCGGTGGCCACGGCGGGCTCGCGGCCCGTGTAGGGGCCGAGGAAGATCCGGTCCTGTGCGAAGTCGTTGACCGGGTAGTTGTCCATCGTCACCAGCGGGTGCGAGCCGAACGCCTCGCGGGCGCCCGCCAGTTCGCGCCCGGTGATGGTCTTGGGGACGACGCCGACGCCGGTCCAGGCGACCTCGATGCCGCGGTCCAGTTCCGCCGCGACGGCGTCGCGGTACGCGGTCGAGCCGTCCTGGAAGTACTCGGTCGGCATGAGGGAGAGCGGCTTCGCGTCCGGGTGGCGCTCGGCGAGGTGCGCGGCTACGGCGTTGGCGACCCGGGCCTGCGCCTTCGCGGCGGCCTCGGGCCCCGAACCGAACGTTTCGGCGTCCTGGTCGCAGTGCCATTCGCTGTAGCTGACGTCCTGGAACTGCAGCTGGAAGGCGCGCACGCCCAGCGCCCACATCGCGTCGATCTTGCGGTTGAGGGCCTTGACGTCCTTGTCCGACGACATGCACATGGCCTGGCCGGGGGCGACGGCCCAGGCGAGCGTCACGTGGTTGCGCTTGGCGCGGTCGGCGAGGGCGCGGAAGTCGGCGCGCTGGTCGGCGGGGTACGGCTCGCGCCAGCGGGCCTGGCGGTAGAGGTCGTCGCCGGGCGCGTAGAGGTACCGGTTCTGCTTGGTGCGGCCCATGAAGTCCAGCTGGTCCAGGCGCTGTTCGCGGGTCCAGGGGGTGCCGTAGAAGCCCTCCGTCATGCCGCGCACCGCGGTGCCGGGCCAGTCGCGGATGTTCACGCCGGGGACGGTCTTCCCGGAGCGCAGCTGCTTCAGGGTCTGTACGCCGTGGAAGAGGCCGTCGTCGCCCGCTCCGGAGAGGGCGATGGTCTCCTGCCCGGCGACGCGGCCCACCGCGAGGCGGTAGCCGCCGGACGGGAGGTCCCTGCGGTCGCGGGCGCGGAGGGCGCGCAGGGTCTGGTCGGCGCCGGTGCCGTCGACGCGGACGACCAGACGGTTGCCGCCTGCGGGGAGCCGCTCCCCGTCCTGCACCTCGGTGATCCGGCGGGCGCCCGCGTCCCGCAGGAGGGTGCGGAGGGCTTCCATGGCGTACGGGTCCGGGGCGCGGCCGCCGGTCGCTGCCGTGACGAGGACGACCTCGTCGGTGACGGTGACCGGTGCTCCGGCGGCGGTCATCGACTGGGGGCGGGGCCAGACCGGGGGGAGGGTGCCGTCGGACTCCCGGTCGTCGTCCGGAGTGGTGGCGGGGGCGCCGGGCTGTCCGGGGATGCCCGGGGCTGCGACGGCGCCGGGGGCGCCGCTGAGTGCGCCTGCGATGACGGCGACGGCGATGGCGGCCGCGCCCTTCCTGCGCCGCAGCTGCACGGCCCTCTCCTTGTTGTCCCTTGTGCTCGTCACGAGTGAGGTGATGATCACATGTGGTGCGTCGGTTGTCTCAGGGTGTCACTGAGCCCACCACCTGGGTGGCGGGGGTGTCAACGGCGGTGGGGGTTGTGGGGGGTTTCTCCCTTCTCCGGCCCCGCGGCTGCGGTGCCGCCCCGGAAAGGAAGATCTTGCGGGGGGTGTGCGCTTTTGGGAAACGAATGTGAGTACGCGCACGTTCACACAACGGATATGTCTGCGAACCCGCGCACTGGGTAGGGCTGCGATGACCTGCCCCCTGAAAAGGAGCTCCCACGTGGCCGCTTCGGCGAATCTCCTCCTCTCCGCCCTCTCCAAACAGGTCTCGGACCCCGACTCGGGACTCGACGGATCCTGCTCCTGCGGCTGCCTCGAACCGCCCCTGACCAGCGAGCCCCCGCTCGCGGATGCCGCCCCCCTCACCAGCGAGCCGCCGCTCGCCGACGCCGCGCCGCTGACCAGCGAGCCGACCTCCACCGGCACGGCCTCGGGCCTGGACTACATGGGGGTCTAGATGGCCCCACCCGGAGCTGCCGCCGGCGAACCTTCCGGGCTTTCACGCCTCGCCGCCTGTCATGGCGTGGCGACTTCTTACTCCCCGTCTCCGGACCGCACGGTCCCGGCCGCGGACACCGCCGTCGTCGCGGCCCTGGCCGCCCTCGACGTGGACGCGAGCACACCCGACGCGATCCGGGACGCCCTCACGGCGTACGAGACCGGTCGGCGGGCGCGGCTGCTGCCGCCGACGGTGGTGGTGTGGCAGGGCGGGCCAGAACAGGGCGCGTCCGAGCACGGCGGGCCGGAGCAGGCCAAGCCCTGGGCAGGCCTGCCGGGCGGTACGCGCATGGCGGTCCGCACCGAGCAGGGGGAGCGCCTGGAGTGGGAGACGCCGGGCGAGCCTCCGCGACCGCTGCCGCACGGCGTGCACCGGATGCGGGCCACCGTCCCCGGCGGGCAGAGCGCGGGCGCGCATCTCATCGTCGCCCCCTACCGCCTCCCGCCCCCGCCCGAGCGGACCCACGGCCTGCTGGTCCAGCTCTACTCACTGCTCTCCGCCCGTTCCTGGGGCATGGGCGACCTCGGCGACCTGACCGAGCTCGTGGCCTGGTCAGGGCGGGCCGTCGGCGCCGGATTCGTACAGGTCAACCCCCTGCACGCCGCGGTCCCCAAACCGTCGGGCGGGCCGTCGGACCCCTCCCCGTACCGCCCCTCGTCACGCCGCTTCCCCGATCCCGTACATCTGCGCATCGAGGAGATCCCCGAGTACGCGTACCTGCGGGGCGAGGCCCGCGACCGGGTCGACGCGCTCTCCCGCCACGCCGCACGCCTGCGTGAATCGGTCCTCCACGAGGGCGAGTTGATCGACCGTGACGCGGTCTGGGCGCTCAAGCTCGAAGCCCTCGAACTGATCGCGCGGGTCCCGCTCGGCCCCGGACGCAGAGCCGCCTACAACGAGTTCATCGCCGAGCGCGGCGAGGCGCTCGAAGACCACGCCACCTGGTACGCGCTCGCCGAGCTGCACGGCCCCGACTGGCACGCCTGGCCCGCCCCGCTGCGGGACCCGGTCTCGTCCCCGACCGCCCGCGCGCGCCGCGACGCGATGGACCGCGTCGACTTCCACAGCCGCCTCGCCTGGCTCACCGACGCCCAGCTCGCCACCGCGCAGCGCACCGCGCGCGACGCGGGCATGGGCATCGGCCTCGTCCACGACCTCGCGGTGGGCGTGCACCCGGGCGGCGCCGACGCGTGGGCACAGCAGCGGCACTTCGCCGCCCGCATGTCGGTGGGCGCCCCGCCGGACGCGTTCAACGCGCGCGGTCAGGACTGGGGCCTGCCGCCCTGGCGCCCCGACCGCCTCGCCGAGTCCGGGTACGCCCCCTACCGTGCCCTGTTGCGCGGACTGCTCCGGCACGCGGGCGCCCTGCGCGTCGACCACGTGATGGGGCTCTTCCGCCTCTGGTGGGTCCCCGAGGGCCGCGCGCCCACGGACGGGACGTACGTCCACTACGACGCGGAGGCGATGCTCGCGATCCTCTCCCTGGAGGCGC encodes:
- a CDS encoding HNH endonuclease; amino-acid sequence: MPHVLVLNASYEPLGVVPLRRALVLVLENKALCLEESGAFMHSATRTVPAPSVVRLKRFVRVPYRGPVPLTRRALFARDGGRCMYCGGVATSVDHVIPKSRGGPHAWENVVASCRRCNHVKADRHLLELGWRLRHKPAPPSGLAWRIIGTGHRDPRWLPYLQPFGADDAMARIDGISA
- a CDS encoding beta-N-acetylglucosaminidase domain-containing protein; translated protein: MQLRRRKGAAAIAVAVIAGALSGAPGAVAAPGIPGQPGAPATTPDDDRESDGTLPPVWPRPQSMTAAGAPVTVTDEVVLVTAATGGRAPDPYAMEALRTLLRDAGARRITEVQDGERLPAGGNRLVVRVDGTGADQTLRALRARDRRDLPSGGYRLAVGRVAGQETIALSGAGDDGLFHGVQTLKQLRSGKTVPGVNIRDWPGTAVRGMTEGFYGTPWTREQRLDQLDFMGRTKQNRYLYAPGDDLYRQARWREPYPADQRADFRALADRAKRNHVTLAWAVAPGQAMCMSSDKDVKALNRKIDAMWALGVRAFQLQFQDVSYSEWHCDQDAETFGSGPEAAAKAQARVANAVAAHLAERHPDAKPLSLMPTEYFQDGSTAYRDAVAAELDRGIEVAWTGVGVVPKTITGRELAGAREAFGSHPLVTMDNYPVNDFAQDRIFLGPYTGREPAVATGSAALLGNAMEQPSASRIPLFTAADYAWNPRAYRPHESWLAAIDDLSGGDAKARGALRALAGNDASSVLGADESAYLRPLMDGLWRSRTTTDKARIEKSGQALRDAFTVMKEAPRRLADSGLDAEVGPWIQQLARYGEAGETAVDMLHAQSKGDGAAAWRASRTLAGLQKELKAAQVTVGKGVLDPFLARAQKAYGTWAGLDSDQASDRATVRMPRARPLAAVTALTDPGTKGSVEAHVPGEGWRRIGALSGSGFTEARAKDERADAVRVTVTEGTVRHVVPWYADAPAAKFSLARTEADAEIGGGPQRVTARLLSLRPGDVRGEVTAKAPKGIEVRTPERSTLPRGTEVEVPVDVTVPAGTRSGTYEIPVTFDGQTKTVSIRAYPRTGGRDLARGAKASSSGDETKDFPASGANDGDPKTRWSSPAKDNAWWQLQLAEPVRLGQVVLRWQDAYAAGYRVQTSADGRTWRTAATVKDGKGGREAVRMDARDTRYIRIQGDKRATRFGYSLWSVEAYAVADD
- the malQ gene encoding 4-alpha-glucanotransferase, with translation MAPPGAAAGEPSGLSRLAACHGVATSYSPSPDRTVPAADTAVVAALAALDVDASTPDAIRDALTAYETGRRARLLPPTVVVWQGGPEQGASEHGGPEQAKPWAGLPGGTRMAVRTEQGERLEWETPGEPPRPLPHGVHRMRATVPGGQSAGAHLIVAPYRLPPPPERTHGLLVQLYSLLSARSWGMGDLGDLTELVAWSGRAVGAGFVQVNPLHAAVPKPSGGPSDPSPYRPSSRRFPDPVHLRIEEIPEYAYLRGEARDRVDALSRHAARLRESVLHEGELIDRDAVWALKLEALELIARVPLGPGRRAAYNEFIAERGEALEDHATWYALAELHGPDWHAWPAPLRDPVSSPTARARRDAMDRVDFHSRLAWLTDAQLATAQRTARDAGMGIGLVHDLAVGVHPGGADAWAQQRHFAARMSVGAPPDAFNARGQDWGLPPWRPDRLAESGYAPYRALLRGLLRHAGALRVDHVMGLFRLWWVPEGRAPTDGTYVHYDAEAMLAILSLEAHRAGALVIGEDLGTVAPGVRETLRGHGVLGTSVLWFERDWEGTGRPLPPERWRADCLATATTHDLPSTAARITGEHVQLRYLLGLLTRPAEVEGAAAAADVREWLGLLARLGMLPGGGGHEEDEIRAVHRFLLATPARMVGIWLPDAVGDRRPQNLPGTLDEYPNWRLPIADAEGRPVTLEELTAAPRLHTFMDVFRGRGQGRDRTRTAPPGARPV